One region of Streptomyces davaonensis JCM 4913 genomic DNA includes:
- a CDS encoding LPXTG cell wall anchor domain-containing protein has product MRTLTRAGALSAVAAAALLLAPAAHATPPGDNGTVKIHDATTGEELRKNEPHVCSFYLDAFGFDGAQEVDWHIESWAPTADVKGETVKSGELTLDAEGHGRTDDMTLPDGHYKLFWNFDGEHGSAKHKVFWTDCEDSDDTGESAGPAPSTEPSATPGTSEESPAGSASPSAAPSAQGDTPEGDLAETGNGAPVGLLSAVAAALVGAGGYLMYRRRKA; this is encoded by the coding sequence ATGCGTACCCTCACTCGCGCCGGCGCCCTGTCCGCCGTCGCCGCGGCGGCCCTGCTCCTCGCCCCCGCCGCCCATGCCACCCCGCCCGGCGACAACGGCACCGTGAAGATCCACGATGCCACCACCGGCGAGGAGCTCCGCAAGAACGAGCCCCACGTCTGCTCCTTCTACCTCGACGCCTTCGGCTTCGACGGTGCACAGGAGGTCGACTGGCACATCGAGTCCTGGGCCCCGACGGCGGACGTCAAGGGCGAGACGGTGAAGTCCGGCGAGCTGACCCTGGACGCCGAGGGCCACGGCCGTACCGACGACATGACCCTGCCGGACGGCCACTACAAGCTCTTCTGGAACTTCGACGGCGAGCACGGCTCGGCCAAGCACAAGGTGTTCTGGACGGACTGCGAGGACTCGGACGACACCGGGGAGTCCGCCGGCCCCGCTCCGAGCACCGAGCCCTCGGCCACCCCCGGCACCTCCGAGGAGTCGCCGGCCGGCTCCGCCTCCCCCTCCGCGGCCCCCTCGGCCCAGGGCGACACCCCTGAGGGCGACCTCGCCGAGACCGGCAACGGCGCCCCGGTGGGCCTGCTCAGCGCGGTCGCCGCGGCGCTGGTCGGCGCGGGCGGCTACCTGATGTACCGCCGCCGCAAGGCCTGA
- a CDS encoding lipase family protein, whose amino-acid sequence MSTLLFVHGTGVRRSAYVGMLTLLRDTMAVHAPGARVEECYWGDGFGVPEGVGAGALPGAEPAQADTESVPLKDLPEDDRGALAWGLLYEDPLSALRRPEEGAFRGRVADRTGPQVARRARALAVEPPESLAALLADPRVREEFAASVTAVLDSAEGQEAVTRGLGPGELPAALATAVVAHLLGGAQRRGNPVLWSAEQRDDAVRALTTALGGVPRGAVDRALLRASWWTAQRFGVLGRVQKNRAEIMTGVHPRLGDVLKYLARGHQLRGFIKDRLARVDGPVVLLGHSLGGIAAVDVLIEGEFSGVDHLVTVGSQAAHLHEIGALPCLDPGKPLPEHFPAWTNFYDRRDLLGFPAAPVFPRRVEDVEINTKEPFPAAHSAYFARPDFQRRLAGILRAGA is encoded by the coding sequence ATGAGCACTCTGCTGTTCGTCCACGGCACGGGTGTGCGCCGGTCCGCCTACGTCGGGATGCTGACGCTCCTGCGCGACACCATGGCCGTGCACGCCCCCGGCGCGCGGGTCGAGGAGTGCTACTGGGGCGACGGCTTCGGCGTGCCGGAAGGTGTGGGCGCCGGCGCGCTGCCCGGCGCCGAACCCGCCCAGGCCGACACGGAATCCGTGCCCCTGAAGGACCTCCCCGAAGACGACCGCGGCGCCCTCGCCTGGGGACTGCTCTACGAGGACCCGCTCTCCGCGCTGCGCCGCCCCGAGGAGGGCGCCTTCCGCGGCCGGGTCGCCGACCGCACCGGCCCCCAGGTCGCCCGGCGCGCGCGTGCCCTCGCCGTCGAACCGCCCGAGTCCCTCGCCGCCCTGCTCGCCGACCCGCGCGTGCGCGAGGAGTTCGCCGCCTCCGTCACCGCCGTTCTCGACAGCGCCGAGGGACAGGAGGCCGTCACCCGCGGGTTAGGTCCGGGAGAACTCCCCGCCGCCCTCGCCACCGCCGTCGTCGCCCATCTCCTCGGCGGCGCCCAGCGGCGCGGCAACCCCGTGCTGTGGAGCGCCGAGCAGCGCGACGACGCCGTCCGTGCCCTGACCACCGCCCTCGGCGGCGTGCCGCGCGGGGCCGTCGACCGCGCCCTGCTGCGCGCCTCCTGGTGGACCGCCCAGCGGTTCGGGGTGCTCGGCCGCGTCCAGAAGAACCGCGCCGAGATCATGACCGGCGTCCACCCCAGGCTGGGCGACGTCCTCAAGTACCTGGCCCGCGGCCACCAGTTGCGCGGCTTCATCAAGGACCGGCTCGCGCGGGTCGACGGCCCCGTCGTCCTGCTCGGGCACAGCCTCGGCGGGATCGCCGCCGTCGACGTCTTGATCGAGGGGGAGTTCAGCGGCGTCGACCACCTCGTCACCGTCGGCTCCCAGGCCGCCCATCTGCACGAGATCGGCGCCCTGCCCTGCCTCGACCCCGGCAAACCGCTGCCCGAGCACTTCCCCGCCTGGACCAACTTCTACGACCGGCGCGACCTGCTCGGCTTCCCCGCGGCCCCCGTCTTCCCGCGCCGGGTCGAGGACGTCGAGATCAACACCAAGGAGCCCTTCCCGGCCGCCCACAGCGCCTACTTCGCCCGCCCGGACTTCCAGCGGCGGCTGGCCGGCATCCTGCGGGCGGGCGCATGA
- a CDS encoding caspase family protein: MSAELSGITPERTRAILVGAESYGGDPFHDLAGSAQDALGHARWLRENGVPAENIRLCVSPLDSARDRTAATASALGIPLLGADHDTVRRIIRDELPEWDADLLWLAWSGHGAITSGTARHLLVHADARPYEEAALDTANLQNALLYNPRYQRIRHKVVSIDACRNHVETLDAFGWSHIGTGPPTRTTSRLLLLHATQDGDLSYGDERGGAFTRALLAELAAAQGPWPPDPRPLIEQVRGRMAADADVLQIPSIDARTWDAEPLHYAGYRPRTRPSWLLTTDEVLRRLGNRGTYLTNDALPYVAPEDPAHPARPENLLARLDDPGRGRFGAPGCGLLLTGLAGAGKTRTCLEIAALAERSGWQVLHIHEAGALSARVLFEEIQEELKDRQDQRVLLVLDYLDQYSLDLRDLADLLHAERAEGARIACLASVRPGALAEVRERGSRTLFEEVELEQAEAHLRTVAARIFEEVAPNAFHAWGAEDMARICGTRPILALLLAIAFESTLDQSPDQQDGDRPAVPPPADLVDWLNRRTRRDIASADGAKRGEPDPVLVRASALATLACVQRRTAVEDAVDRFLEHQPGTHHTGESIVDNLEALGWLVTTTDGPDTVDTIHDIVTDQLLEQSFLPQAVTVDTPVLRAFLDALLGDLTTFRRAVGHLSRWAHDQSEPVRKKLAATLSKWLTRQAADVLALLLSTPEQGMRTLVAMSSATPWQQAVIDTWDDLAGPWIDRTTQPGLVRVLLTDAIRNSPRPVPPVLLDRARAWLDEHTATDLDALQLISALRRTDASGDLGGIGGSGDSGGFGVPGGPGGPGSSGVPGSPGGPGGSGVSRGPGAPGVPGSPNNSGALDDPAAERRAHLDAFTLTWLEAHGGAREARYALLALLTSQRDGDPAPGPAVIEQATRTTIALAHQLRGQPDTERLITALMRTARTDEDDSNLLHTAARDWLALYRGRERATFLISATLRRRDPDVRPGLAEHLGRYALDWLVVHGRKEKACFVLHDVLSRRGQPVTVERRAIDHALKWLARNGTTPPASFVLQPLLQVLRRQRASADADQLAQAVDRALTWTDLHPTVPGADFVIRNLLEWQGLATREHDEPTIIRRTLEPAVDWLDSFGVGAADDRLLKAVFFRTHALTGEQTARVTAVALDRLPEAPEESDRHIIGGLLRAAGPLPVETKNAALARATAWLTAYGSGVEAALVLGPYLLLAQPADIPADTRKTGAGLALDWLRTHGHTPQAFAVLRKMLFYWDVATDTLDAGQVMHTTIDHILDWLEDPEAHSPRPAAPEDTGDSAEDEPAVRLPEDADADTEDAADPAGYRRQVLVRVLFRFGARLTTAQAQRAADIALRLYRDRSREEIGEDSALHYLHRLPPLPAETEQRLLRQVRRVLTPGLTNPADARLLQAAVRRLRGAEDPDPRIVVRAVNWLDRHHRIPEAGFVLCHLLQFENLPKDAEQPTLTHARNWLKKYGDTENAAYVLAPLLLRREQAGAPDDGIVAQALGWLAGHGTSAPAWRVISRLADYTPAADHRDTLHGYPLAWAAANPDTADPERLIAAFTGDPAEATSCTSPEPAPTPR, encoded by the coding sequence ATGAGCGCGGAGCTGTCGGGGATCACCCCCGAGCGGACCCGGGCGATCCTCGTCGGCGCCGAGAGCTACGGCGGCGACCCCTTCCACGACCTCGCGGGCTCCGCCCAGGACGCCCTCGGCCACGCCCGCTGGCTGCGCGAGAACGGCGTCCCCGCCGAGAACATCCGGCTCTGTGTCTCCCCGCTCGACAGCGCCCGCGACCGAACCGCCGCCACCGCCAGCGCCCTCGGCATCCCGCTGCTCGGCGCCGACCACGACACCGTCCGCCGGATCATCCGGGACGAACTGCCCGAGTGGGACGCCGATCTGCTCTGGCTCGCCTGGAGCGGCCACGGCGCCATCACCTCCGGCACCGCCCGCCACCTCCTCGTCCACGCCGACGCCAGACCGTACGAGGAGGCCGCGCTCGACACCGCCAACCTCCAGAACGCCCTGCTGTACAACCCGCGTTACCAGCGCATCCGGCACAAGGTCGTCAGCATCGACGCCTGCCGCAACCACGTGGAGACACTGGACGCCTTCGGCTGGAGCCACATCGGCACCGGCCCGCCGACCCGGACCACCAGCCGCCTCCTCCTCCTGCACGCCACCCAGGACGGCGATCTCTCCTACGGCGACGAACGCGGCGGCGCCTTCACCCGCGCCCTGCTAGCCGAACTCGCCGCGGCGCAGGGGCCCTGGCCGCCCGACCCACGGCCGCTGATCGAGCAGGTCCGCGGCCGGATGGCCGCCGACGCCGACGTACTCCAGATCCCCTCGATCGACGCCCGCACCTGGGACGCCGAGCCCCTGCACTACGCCGGCTACCGCCCCCGTACCCGCCCCTCCTGGCTGCTGACCACCGACGAGGTCCTGCGCCGCCTCGGCAACCGCGGCACCTACCTCACCAACGACGCCCTGCCCTACGTCGCCCCCGAGGACCCCGCCCACCCGGCCCGCCCCGAGAACCTCCTCGCCCGGCTCGACGACCCCGGCCGCGGCCGCTTCGGCGCCCCCGGCTGCGGGCTGCTCCTCACCGGTCTCGCCGGTGCCGGGAAGACCCGTACCTGCCTGGAGATCGCCGCCCTCGCCGAGCGCAGCGGCTGGCAGGTGCTGCACATCCACGAGGCGGGCGCGCTCTCCGCGCGGGTGCTGTTCGAGGAGATCCAGGAGGAGTTGAAGGACCGTCAGGACCAGCGGGTGCTGCTGGTGCTGGACTATCTCGACCAGTACAGCCTCGATCTGCGCGACCTCGCCGACCTGCTGCACGCCGAGCGGGCCGAGGGCGCCCGGATCGCCTGCCTCGCCTCTGTCCGCCCCGGCGCCCTGGCCGAGGTGCGCGAACGCGGCTCGCGCACGCTGTTCGAGGAGGTCGAGCTCGAACAGGCCGAGGCCCATCTGCGGACCGTCGCCGCCCGCATCTTCGAGGAGGTCGCCCCGAACGCCTTCCACGCGTGGGGCGCCGAGGACATGGCCCGGATCTGCGGCACCCGGCCCATCCTCGCGCTGCTGCTGGCCATCGCCTTCGAGAGCACCCTCGACCAGAGTCCCGACCAGCAGGACGGCGACCGGCCCGCCGTACCGCCACCGGCCGACCTGGTCGACTGGCTCAACCGGCGTACCCGCCGGGACATCGCCTCCGCCGACGGCGCCAAACGCGGGGAGCCCGACCCCGTCCTGGTCCGGGCCAGCGCGCTCGCCACCCTCGCCTGCGTGCAGCGGCGCACCGCAGTCGAGGACGCCGTCGACCGCTTCTTGGAGCACCAGCCCGGTACCCACCACACCGGCGAGAGCATCGTCGACAACCTGGAGGCGCTCGGCTGGCTGGTCACCACCACCGACGGACCCGACACCGTCGACACCATCCACGACATCGTCACCGACCAGCTGCTCGAACAGAGCTTTCTGCCGCAGGCCGTCACCGTCGACACCCCCGTCCTGCGCGCCTTCCTGGACGCCCTGCTCGGCGACCTCACCACCTTCCGCCGGGCCGTCGGACACCTCAGCCGCTGGGCACACGACCAGAGCGAACCCGTACGCAAGAAGCTCGCCGCCACCCTGTCCAAGTGGCTCACCCGACAGGCCGCCGACGTCCTCGCGCTGCTGCTGTCCACCCCCGAACAGGGCATGCGCACCCTCGTCGCGATGAGCTCCGCCACGCCCTGGCAGCAGGCCGTCATCGACACCTGGGACGACCTCGCCGGGCCCTGGATCGACCGGACCACCCAGCCGGGGCTGGTCCGCGTGCTGCTGACCGACGCGATCCGCAACAGCCCCCGGCCCGTCCCGCCCGTCCTCCTCGACCGCGCCCGCGCCTGGCTCGACGAGCACACCGCGACCGACCTCGACGCCCTCCAGCTCATCAGCGCCCTGCGCCGCACCGACGCCTCCGGCGACCTGGGCGGCATCGGCGGCTCCGGTGATTCCGGCGGCTTTGGTGTTCCTGGCGGCCCCGGGGGTCCTGGCAGCTCCGGTGTTCCCGGCAGCCCTGGCGGCCCCGGCGGCTCTGGTGTTTCTCGCGGCCCCGGCGCCCCCGGAGTTCCCGGCAGCCCCAACAACTCCGGTGCCCTCGACGACCCCGCCGCCGAGCGGCGCGCCCATCTCGACGCCTTCACCCTCACCTGGCTCGAAGCCCACGGCGGCGCCCGCGAGGCGCGGTACGCCCTGCTCGCGCTGCTCACCTCCCAGCGCGACGGCGACCCCGCGCCCGGCCCCGCCGTCATCGAGCAGGCCACCCGCACCACCATCGCCCTCGCCCACCAGCTGCGCGGCCAGCCCGACACCGAGCGGCTCATCACCGCCCTGATGCGCACGGCCCGCACCGACGAGGACGACAGCAACCTCCTGCACACCGCCGCCCGCGACTGGCTCGCCCTCTACCGCGGTCGCGAACGCGCCACCTTCCTGATCTCCGCCACCCTGCGCCGCCGAGACCCCGACGTCCGGCCCGGCCTCGCCGAGCACCTCGGCCGGTACGCCCTGGACTGGCTCGTCGTGCACGGCCGCAAGGAGAAGGCCTGCTTCGTCCTGCACGACGTCCTCAGCCGCCGCGGCCAGCCGGTGACCGTGGAGCGGCGCGCCATCGATCACGCCCTGAAGTGGCTCGCCCGCAACGGCACCACCCCGCCGGCCTCCTTCGTCCTCCAGCCGCTCCTCCAGGTGCTGCGCAGACAGCGCGCGAGCGCCGACGCCGACCAGCTCGCCCAGGCCGTCGACCGGGCCCTGACCTGGACGGACCTCCATCCCACCGTGCCCGGCGCCGACTTCGTCATACGCAACCTCCTCGAATGGCAGGGCCTGGCCACCCGGGAGCACGACGAGCCCACCATCATCCGCAGAACCCTCGAACCGGCCGTCGACTGGCTGGACTCCTTCGGCGTCGGCGCCGCCGACGACCGGCTCCTGAAAGCCGTCTTCTTCCGCACCCACGCCCTGACCGGGGAACAGACCGCACGCGTCACCGCCGTGGCCCTCGACCGGCTGCCCGAAGCCCCCGAGGAGAGCGACCGCCACATCATCGGCGGCCTGCTGCGCGCCGCCGGACCGCTGCCCGTGGAGACGAAGAACGCCGCGCTGGCCCGCGCCACCGCCTGGCTCACCGCCTACGGCAGCGGAGTCGAGGCCGCCCTGGTCCTCGGCCCCTATCTGCTGCTCGCCCAGCCCGCCGACATACCCGCCGACACCAGGAAGACCGGCGCCGGCCTCGCCCTGGACTGGCTGCGGACCCACGGCCACACCCCGCAGGCGTTCGCCGTGCTCCGCAAGATGCTCTTCTACTGGGACGTGGCCACCGACACCCTCGACGCCGGCCAGGTCATGCACACCACCATCGACCACATCCTCGACTGGCTGGAGGACCCGGAGGCCCACAGTCCGCGGCCCGCGGCGCCGGAGGACACCGGCGACTCCGCCGAGGACGAACCCGCCGTACGCCTTCCCGAGGACGCGGACGCCGACACCGAGGACGCCGCCGACCCCGCCGGATACCGGCGCCAGGTCCTCGTCCGCGTCCTGTTCCGCTTCGGCGCCCGCCTCACCACCGCACAGGCCCAGCGCGCCGCCGACATCGCGCTGCGCCTCTACCGCGACCGCTCACGCGAGGAGATCGGCGAGGACAGCGCCCTGCACTATCTGCACCGGCTGCCGCCGCTGCCCGCCGAGACCGAGCAGCGGCTGCTCCGCCAGGTCCGGCGGGTGCTCACCCCCGGCCTCACCAACCCCGCCGACGCCCGTCTCCTCCAGGCCGCCGTACGACGGCTGCGCGGCGCCGAGGACCCCGATCCGCGGATCGTCGTACGGGCGGTGAACTGGCTCGACCGCCACCACCGCATCCCGGAGGCCGGATTCGTGCTGTGCCATCTGCTCCAGTTCGAGAACCTGCCGAAGGATGCCGAGCAGCCCACGCTCACCCACGCCCGGAACTGGCTGAAAAAATACGGCGACACCGAGAACGCCGCCTACGTCCTGGCGCCTCTGCTGCTGCGCAGAGAACAGGCCGGGGCACCCGACGACGGCATCGTCGCCCAGGCCCTCGGCTGGCTCGCCGGACACGGCACCAGCGCGCCCGCCTGGCGCGTGATCTCCCGCCTCGCCGACTACACCCCGGCCGCGGACCACCGCGACACCCTGCACGGGTACCCTCTCGCCTGGGCCGCCGCGAACCCTGACACCGCCGACCCCGAACGGCTGATCGCGGCCTTCACGGGGGACCCCGCGGAGGCTACGAGTTGTACGTCCCCTGAGCCCGCTCCAACCCCTCGATGA
- the pth gene encoding aminoacyl-tRNA hydrolase has translation MDVTSDPSAPWLIVGLGNPGPEYAMNRHNVGFMVVDLLAERIGGRFKRAGKAQAQVVEGRIGPPGPMNRRVILAKPMSFMNLSGGPVNALKDFYKVPVANIVAIHDELDIDHGTLRLKLGGGDNGHNGLKSMTKAMGSDYHRVRFGIGRPPGRMQVADFVLKDFSGAERKELDYFVDRAADAVECLVIEGLERAQGTYNS, from the coding sequence ATGGACGTGACTTCCGATCCGAGCGCACCCTGGCTGATCGTCGGCCTCGGCAATCCCGGACCCGAGTACGCCATGAACCGGCACAACGTCGGGTTCATGGTGGTGGATCTGCTGGCCGAGCGGATCGGGGGGAGGTTCAAGCGGGCCGGGAAAGCGCAGGCCCAGGTCGTGGAGGGGCGGATCGGGCCGCCCGGGCCGATGAACCGGCGGGTGATCCTGGCGAAGCCGATGTCGTTCATGAACCTGTCGGGCGGGCCGGTGAACGCGCTCAAGGACTTCTACAAGGTGCCGGTGGCGAACATCGTCGCCATCCACGACGAGCTGGACATCGACCACGGCACGCTGCGGCTGAAGCTCGGCGGCGGCGACAACGGGCACAACGGTCTGAAGTCGATGACGAAGGCGATGGGCTCGGACTATCACCGGGTGCGGTTCGGGATCGGCCGTCCGCCGGGGCGGATGCAGGTCGCCGACTTCGTGCTGAAGGACTTCTCCGGTGCCGAGCGCAAGGAGCTGGACTACTTCGTGGACCGGGCGGCGGACGCGGTGGAGTGCCTGGTCATCGAGGGGTTGGAGCGGGCTCAGGGGACGTACAACTCGTAG
- a CDS encoding 50S ribosomal protein L25/general stress protein Ctc, producing the protein MSEVKLTAETRTEFGKGAARRVRRENKVPGVLYGHGSDPVHLTLPGHELLLALRTPNVLISLDIDGKTNELAIPKSVQRDPIKGFLEHVDLLLVKRGEKVTVEIPVHAEGELAAGGNLLEHVLNALPVEAEATHIPEAVTVSVEGLEAGASVLAKDIKLPNGVTLAVDEDAVVLQVLAAQAEEAPEGEAAEGEEAAEA; encoded by the coding sequence ATGTCCGAGGTGAAGCTCACCGCCGAGACCCGCACCGAGTTCGGCAAGGGTGCCGCCCGTCGCGTCCGCCGCGAGAACAAGGTTCCCGGTGTCCTCTACGGCCACGGCTCGGACCCGGTGCACCTGACCCTTCCGGGCCACGAGCTGCTGCTCGCGCTGCGTACGCCGAACGTCCTGATCTCCCTGGACATCGACGGCAAGACCAACGAGCTGGCGATCCCGAAGTCCGTGCAGCGTGACCCGATCAAGGGCTTCCTGGAGCACGTCGACCTGCTGCTCGTGAAGCGCGGCGAGAAGGTCACCGTCGAGATCCCGGTCCACGCCGAGGGCGAGCTGGCCGCCGGTGGCAACCTGCTGGAGCACGTGCTCAACGCGCTTCCGGTCGAGGCCGAGGCCACGCACATCCCCGAGGCCGTCACCGTGTCCGTCGAGGGCCTGGAGGCCGGCGCCTCCGTCCTCGCCAAGGACATCAAGCTCCCCAACGGTGTGACCCTGGCCGTCGACGAGGACGCGGTCGTCCTCCAGGTCCTGGCCGCGCAGGCCGAGGAGGCCCCGGAGGGCGAGGCCGCCGAGGGCGAAGAGGCCGCGGAGGCCTGA
- a CDS encoding ribose-phosphate diphosphokinase translates to MTGIKTTGEKKMMFFSGRAHPELAEEVAHQLGVGVVPTKAFDFANGEIYVRYQESARGADCFVIQSHTAPINQWIMEQLIMIDALKRASARSITVIVPFYGYARQDKKHRGREPISARLIADLMKTAGADRILTVDLHTDQIQGFFDGPVDHLFALPLLADYVGRKVDREKLTVVSPDAGRVRVADRWCDRLGAPLAIVHKRRDKDVANQVTVHEVVGEVKGRVCVLVDDMIDTGGTICAAADALFAHGAEDVIVTATHGVLSGPAADRLKNSRVSEFVFTNTLPTPGELADDLDKLTVLSIAPTIASAVREVFEDGSVTSLFDEQ, encoded by the coding sequence GTGACCGGGATCAAGACGACCGGCGAGAAGAAGATGATGTTCTTCTCCGGCCGCGCCCACCCCGAGCTTGCCGAGGAGGTCGCCCACCAGCTGGGTGTCGGGGTCGTCCCGACGAAGGCCTTCGACTTCGCCAACGGCGAGATCTATGTCCGCTATCAGGAGTCGGCGCGCGGTGCGGACTGCTTCGTGATCCAGAGCCACACGGCTCCGATCAACCAGTGGATCATGGAGCAGCTGATCATGATCGACGCCCTGAAGCGCGCGTCGGCCCGTTCCATCACGGTCATCGTGCCGTTCTACGGTTACGCCCGGCAGGACAAGAAGCACCGTGGGCGTGAACCGATCTCGGCGCGTCTGATCGCGGACCTGATGAAGACGGCCGGTGCCGACCGCATCCTCACGGTCGATCTGCACACCGACCAGATCCAGGGCTTCTTCGACGGCCCGGTGGACCACCTGTTCGCGCTGCCGCTGCTGGCGGACTACGTGGGCCGCAAGGTGGACCGCGAGAAGCTGACCGTGGTCTCCCCGGACGCCGGCCGGGTGCGGGTCGCCGACCGCTGGTGCGACCGGCTCGGCGCGCCGCTGGCGATCGTGCACAAGCGGCGCGACAAGGACGTGGCGAACCAGGTGACCGTCCACGAGGTCGTGGGCGAGGTCAAGGGCCGGGTGTGCGTGCTGGTCGACGACATGATCGACACCGGTGGCACGATCTGCGCCGCGGCGGACGCGCTGTTCGCGCACGGCGCGGAGGACGTCATCGTGACGGCGACGCACGGTGTGCTCTCCGGCCCGGCCGCCGACCGGCTGAAGAACTCCCGGGTCAGCGAGTTTGTCTTCACCAACACCCTGCCGACGCCGGGTGAGCTGGCGGACGACCTCGACAAGCTCACGGTGCTGTCGATCGCCCCGACGATCGCGAGCGCGGTGCGTGAGGTGTTCGAGGACGGTTCGGTGACGAGCCTGTTCGACGAGCAGTGA
- the glmU gene encoding bifunctional UDP-N-acetylglucosamine diphosphorylase/glucosamine-1-phosphate N-acetyltransferase GlmU, translating into MSAIRPAAVVVLAAGEGTRMKSTTPKVLHEICGRSLVGHVLAAARELRPEQLVVVVGHAREKVTAHLAEVDTEVRTAVQAEQNGTGHAVRMGLEELGGSVDGTVIVVCGDTPLLTGATLQALAATHSADGNAVTVLTAEVPDATGYGRIVRDAASGAVTAIVEHKDADETQRAIREINSGVFAFDGALLSDALKKVRTDNSQGEEYLTDVLGILREAGHRVGASVAGDHREIAGINNRVQLAEARRILNDRLLTDAMLAGVTVVDPATTWIDVTVTFERDAVVQPGTQLLGATHLGEGAEVGPNSRLTDTRVGAGARVDNTVADRADVGAEATVGPFAYLRPGTRLGAKGKIGTYVETKNASIGEGTKVPHLSYVGDATIGEYTNIGAASVFVNYDGQDKHHTTVGSHCRTGSDNMFVAPVTVGDGAYTAAGSVITKDVPPGSLAVARGQQRNIEGWVARKRPGSAAAKAAEAASREPEGES; encoded by the coding sequence GTGAGCGCCATTCGCCCGGCAGCCGTCGTCGTTCTCGCAGCGGGTGAGGGCACCCGTATGAAGTCGACCACACCCAAGGTTCTGCACGAGATCTGCGGACGCAGCCTCGTGGGTCATGTGCTCGCCGCCGCGCGTGAGTTGCGGCCCGAGCAGCTCGTCGTGGTCGTCGGACACGCCCGCGAGAAGGTCACCGCGCATCTCGCCGAGGTCGACACCGAGGTGCGTACGGCCGTGCAGGCGGAGCAGAACGGCACCGGGCACGCCGTCCGGATGGGCCTCGAGGAGCTCGGCGGTTCGGTCGACGGCACCGTCATCGTCGTCTGCGGTGACACCCCGCTGCTCACCGGCGCCACCCTCCAGGCCCTCGCCGCCACCCACTCCGCGGACGGCAACGCCGTCACCGTGCTGACCGCCGAGGTGCCGGACGCCACCGGCTACGGCCGGATCGTGCGGGACGCGGCCTCCGGCGCCGTGACCGCGATCGTGGAGCACAAGGACGCCGACGAGACGCAGCGGGCGATCCGGGAGATCAACTCCGGGGTGTTCGCCTTCGACGGCGCGCTGCTGTCCGACGCCCTGAAGAAGGTGCGTACCGACAACAGCCAGGGCGAGGAGTACCTGACCGACGTCCTCGGGATCCTGCGCGAGGCGGGGCACCGGGTCGGCGCCTCGGTGGCGGGCGACCACCGCGAGATCGCGGGCATCAACAACCGGGTGCAGCTGGCCGAGGCGCGGCGGATCCTCAACGACCGGCTGCTGACCGACGCGATGCTGGCCGGTGTGACGGTGGTGGACCCGGCGACCACCTGGATCGATGTCACGGTGACCTTCGAGCGGGACGCCGTGGTGCAGCCGGGGACACAGCTCCTGGGCGCCACGCACCTCGGCGAGGGCGCGGAGGTGGGCCCGAACTCCCGGCTGACCGACACCCGGGTGGGTGCGGGCGCGCGGGTCGACAACACGGTGGCGGACCGGGCCGACGTGGGCGCCGAGGCGACCGTGGGGCCGTTCGCCTATCTGCGGCCGGGCACCCGGCTGGGGGCGAAGGGCAAGATCGGGACGTACGTCGAGACGAAGAACGCGTCCATCGGCGAGGGGACGAAGGTTCCGCATCTGTCCTATGTCGGGGACGCGACGATCGGTGAGTACACGAACATCGGCGCGGCCAGCGTCTTCGTGAACTACGACGGACAGGACAAACACCACACCACCGTCGGGTCGCACTGCCGGACGGGTTCGGACAACATGTTTGTGGCTCCTGTCACGGTCGGGGACGGCGCGTACACCGCCGCCGGGTCCGTGATCACCAAGGATGTTCCGCCCGGTTCGCTGGCCGTGGCCCGTGGTCAGCAGCGGAATATCGAGGGCTGGGTGGCCCGTAAGCGTCCGGGGAGCGCCGCGGCGAAGGCCGCCGAGGCGGCGTCCCGGGAGCCGGAAGGCGAAAGCTGA